The window TGCGTACGTAGAAGCTGGTGAGAACGACAACCTGATCGTACAGAAGCTTCAGGCCAACCCTGTTTCTGTCGGTATCTTTGGTTACTCTTTCCTCGATCAGAATTCAGACGTAATTCAGGGCTCTTTCGTAGAGTCTGAGGCTCCTACCTTCGAGAATATCGCAGAGGGTAAATACCCGGTTTCCCGTCCGCTTTTCTTCTACGTAAAGAAAGCCCATGTAGACGTTATACCGGGCATAAAAGGATACCTGGCTGAGTTCACCGCGGAGAAAGCCTGGGGCAACGAGGGATACCTTGCAGACAAAGGTATGATCCCAATGCCTGATGCAGAGCGTAAAGAGTATGCAGCAAACGTGAAGAACCTCAAAGCCATTGGAATGTAATTATTCCTTGCTCTGACTGAAAACTGTGCCATAGCAGCCTATTGAGGGTTGCTATGGCTGTTGCCGCCTTTATGTTTTTAACCTTTATGATCTTATTCTTGACCAGATATGGAACTCACAGCAGACATGCACAACCCAGCTTTTCCCACGCTCGTAAATGAAAAGGTAGTCATTGATGAGGCGGCTGTAGATACGTCTTCATCCAATTCGACAATCGGCGAACCCTTTGTTGAGAATCCCCGGATGACCTGTAGAGATGTAGACGTATATTATGGGGAAAAGTGTGCCATCAACAAGGTGAGTATCGATGTCGGACGCAACGAAGTACTTGCCATGATCGGCCCTTCCGGCTGCGGTAAATCCACCTTCCTTCGCTGTCTCAATCGTATGAACGATACCGTTTCCTCATGTCGGGTTGAAGGCGATATTCGCCTTGACGATATTGATATATACGATCCCGGCGTCGATGTGGTGCCACTCAGGGCCCGGGTTGGTATGGTTTTCCAGAAACCAAACCCATTCCCAAAATCAATCTTTGACAACGTAGCCTATGGCCCTAAGATCCATGGCCTTGCAACAGACAAAAATGAACTGGCCGATATTGTTGAAACATCATTAACCAAGGCTGGTTTGTGGAACGAGGTCAAAGACAGACTCCATGAACCCGGAACCGGTCTTTCCGGTGGCCAGCAGCAACGTCTCTGCATCGCCCGGGCGATCGCCGTAAGTCCTGAGGTCATCCTGATGGATGAGCCATGTTCCGCACTCGACCCGATTGCCACAGCAAAAGTTGAAGAGTTGATCGCGGAGCTGCGGGAGCAGTTCTCCATTGTAATCGTCACCCACGCTATGCAACAGGCCTCTCGCGTTTCACAACGCACCGCCTATTTTCATCTCGGTGATCTGGTAGAAGTTGGCCCTACAGAGAGAATATTTACCAATCCCCGCCATCGGCTCACCGAAGATTACATTACCGGCCGTTTTGGTTGATATCATCCTGGTCTGGTTTTCCCTGGGCCTGCAGCCTTTCGAAATTCAGGAAACGCAAAGCCCCTCAAAGAGTGTTTCAGCTCTTTGAGGGGCTTAGTTATTACAGTCTTATCCAGTTCAAATACTGCCTTTCACTTTTATCAGAATCAATCAGGATAATCGTGGCACAGTTCACAATCCTGTTCAATATAATCACCATCTTCTGTTTCATGGCTATCATTATGACATCTGAAACAGCCATACCCATCATCCTCATATTGATGACCGTTGTGTGCCTTATATGTGCCCCAGGTCACTTTCATTTTGGGCCAGACGTTGCCCATGTATGAAGCCAGCAGATAATCAGCTGCCGCACTGAGTTGAGTGCCATTTTCAGAAATAAACTCTGCTCCGTTACGCTTGGCCTGAAGTTCAAAAAGGTGCCTTTTGATGCCTTCCTGGGCCTTGGCACGATCCTCATAGCTCTTAGTCAGAACCGTCATTGAATCTTCCCTGATGCCTGGAATCTCCCCATCCAGCTTTTTGGCGTATATGCCGTTATCAACTGTTACCTCCAGATCCCCATAGAGATGTGAGGTAAGATTGTGGCAATCCAGACAATCCATCACCCTCCAATGCTCCCCCTCTTCCTCTTCGCCATCACTTCCGTCATAATCATAGACCCGCTCCTCTCCATCAGCGTCAGTTACCCGTATTTTACCGATCAGCGTTCTTTCCCTGTTAAGGGAGTGATACTCAATCTGGACATTATTACTCACATGCCAGTGAATACCTTCAAACTCATCGGTAAATGGATTAGGTCCCCCGATATTGA of the Desulfosediminicola ganghwensis genome contains:
- the pstB gene encoding phosphate ABC transporter ATP-binding protein PstB; its protein translation is MELTADMHNPAFPTLVNEKVVIDEAAVDTSSSNSTIGEPFVENPRMTCRDVDVYYGEKCAINKVSIDVGRNEVLAMIGPSGCGKSTFLRCLNRMNDTVSSCRVEGDIRLDDIDIYDPGVDVVPLRARVGMVFQKPNPFPKSIFDNVAYGPKIHGLATDKNELADIVETSLTKAGLWNEVKDRLHEPGTGLSGGQQQRLCIARAIAVSPEVILMDEPCSALDPIATAKVEELIAELREQFSIVIVTHAMQQASRVSQRTAYFHLGDLVEVGPTERIFTNPRHRLTEDYITGRFG